A single Rhopalosiphum padi isolate XX-2018 chromosome 4, ASM2088224v1, whole genome shotgun sequence DNA region contains:
- the LOC132929986 gene encoding transcription elongation factor SPT5 yields MSDYDSDQGSDHGGSGSEPEEDSNPRYRKRVLSRSASRSHSPSGSEAEENNHEEEVADEQEPEGEDLNSEDEYDEEEDEEDDRPGKKKKKNERFGGFIIDEADVDDEVEEDDDWEDGAGEYGIVANEVDELGPTAREIEGRRRGTNLWDTQNEDEIEEYLRKKYADASATIKHFGDAGEELADEITQQTLLPGVKDPNLWMIKCRIGDEKNTALLLMRKYIAYQFTEDPLKIKSIVSPEGVKGYIYIESYKQTHVKSAIENVSSLKMGFWKQQMVPIKEMTDVLKVVKVQTGLRSKQWVRLKRGLYKDDIAQVDYVDLAQNHVHLKLLPRIDYTRPRGALRASMDPEALKRKKKRRPAAKPFDPEAIRAIGGEVTSDGDFLIFEGNRYSRKGFLYKNFYMNAITADGVKPTLSELEKFEEAPEGIDIELPVSNKDNSANSQSLSSGDNVEVCTGELINLQGKVLSIDGDMVTIMPKHDDLKMPLEFMANELRKFFKQGDHVRVVGGRYEGDTGLIVRVEQNRIVLFSDVTMHELEVLPRDLQLCSDMASGVDSLGQFQWGDLVQLDPQNVGVIVRIEREKMHILNMAGKLVEAKPQSLNKKKEHRNTIGVDALGSSIQRKDIVKVIDGPHTGMHGEIKHLYRHHAFLYSRLMTDNGGIFVCRLRHIALAGNSTNKQAITAPQNGFASPQITSPRHTPGSPFGAGGGGGGGSGGRGGGGSGGRFGGVRRDRDLIGQTIRITGGPYKGAVGIVKDATECTARVELHSSCQTISVDRRNITIVGQQSKDGRLTSSYSRTPANVMMTPGYREGGKTPVQGSMTPNYEVGNRTPHFGSMTPSHDGSKTPTQAWDPASGYTPARVTDGELEYPMDPGTPYAQTPNTLYGSSDNSYSPYQAISPSGGGGYNSSNSYVNTPSPINTSSPRSIQYHPAPSPSGSYASLMTPSSVSSPGLAAPSLTSFGLPPGWQTTDIFVRIADSDLAGQTGIIRDVSEATCSVYLPEEERVVTIENDNLEPIIPKPNDYVKVLFGSYRDRTGKMVAIEGSEGVVVMPDEKNPILIPLLHLCRAN; encoded by the exons atgtcgGATTACGACAGTGATCAAGGGAGTGATCATGGAGGCAGTGGGAGTGAACCGGAG GAAGATTCAAATCCACGATATCGTAAGCGGGTATTAAGTCGTAGTGCAAGTAGAAGCCATTCTCCAAGTGGATCTGAAGCAGAGGAAAATAACCA cgaAGAAGAAGTAGCTGATGAACAAGAACCAGAAGGCGAGGATTTAAATTCAGAAGAT GAATATGATGAAGAAGAAGACGAAGAAGATGACCGTCCGggcaagaaaaaaaagaaaaatgaacgTTTCGGTGGCTTTATTATTGACGAAGCCGATGTAGATGATGAAGTAGAAGAAGATGATGATTGGGAAGATGGAGCTGGTGAATATGGTATCGTTGCTAATGAGGTTGATGAATTAGGACCAACTGCAAGAGAAATTGAAGGACGTAGACGTGGAACTAATCTTTGGGA cacTCAAAATGAAGACGAAATAGAAGAATATTTGCGTAAAAAATATGCTGATGCTTCAgctacaataaaacattttggagATGCCGGAGAAGAATTAGCTGATGAAATTACACAACAAACTCTTTTACCTGgtgtaaa GGATCCAAATTtatggatgataaaatgtcgtATTGGTGATGAAAAAAATACTGCTTTACTGTTGATGCGAAAATATATTGCATACCAATTTACTGAAGATCCATTGAAAATCAAATCAATTGTTTCCCCAGAGGGCGTTAAGGGATACATTTACATTGAATCTTACAAACAAACCCATGTGAAATCAGCCATTGAAAACGTTAGCAGTCTTAAAATGGGTTTTTGGAAACAACAAATGGTTCCTATAAAAGAAATGACGGATGTTTTAAAAGTTGTCAAAGTGCAAACAGGCTTAAGATCTAAACAATGGGTTAGATTAAAAAGAG gTCTGTACAAAGATGACATTGCTCAGGTTGATTATGTGGACTTGGCACAAAATCATGTACATTTGAAACTATTACCAAGGATTGATTATACTAGACCACGCGGTGCTCTCAGAGCTTCGATG gatCCAGAAGCTttgaaaagaaagaaaaaaaggcGTCCTGCAGCTAAACCTTTTGATCCAGAAGCTATAAGAGCTATTGGTGGTGAAGTTACCAGTGATGGtgactttttaatatttgaaggaAATCGCTACAGCCGTAAaggatttttatacaaaaacttcTACATGAATGCAATAACAGCTGATGGAGTCAAACCTACACTATCAGAACTTGAAAAATTTGAAGAAGCTCCTGAAGGCATAGATATAGAATTACCAGTGTCAAATAAAGATAATTCAGCAAATAGTCAATCTTTAAGTTCTGGTGATAATGTGGAAGTATGTACTGGAGAGTTGATAAATTTACAAGGAAAAGTGTTATCTATTGATGGAGATATGGTCACTATTATGCCAAAACACGATGATCTCAAA ATGCCACTGGAATTTATGGCAAACGAATTGCgcaaattttttaaacaaggTGACCATGTAAGAGTAGTTGGAGGACGTTATGAGGGTGATACAGGACTCATTGTTCGAGTAGAACAAAATCGAATTGTGTTATTTTCTGATGTCACCATGCACGAACTTGAAGTTTTACCTCGTGATTTACAATTGTGTTCAGACATGGCTTCTGGAGTTGATTCACTCGGTCAATTCCAATGGGGGGATCTTGTACAAttaga TCCACAAAATGTAGGTGTGATAGTGAGAATTGAGCgtgaaaaaatgcatattttaaatatggcaGGAAAATTGGTTGAAGCTAAACCacaatctttaaataaaaaaaaagaacatcgAAATACAATTGGAGTTGATGCCTTGGGAAGTTCAATACAAAGAAAAGATATTGTTAAAGTTATTGATGGTCCACATACg GGGATGCATGGTGAAATAAAACATCTGTATCGTCATCATGCCTTTTTGTACTCCCGTTTAATGACAGATAATGGAGGAATTTTTGTTTGTCGTTTACGTCACATTGCCCTAGCTGGAAATtcaactaataaa CAAGCTATAACTGCACCTCAAAATGGTTTTGCGTCTCCTCAAATTACATCTCCTCGTCATACACCAGGCAGTCCATTTGGTGCTGGAGGTGGTGGTGGAGGAGGAAGTGGTGGTCGTGGTGGAGGAGGATCAGGAGGTAGATTTGGAGGTGTTCGAAGAGATAGAGATTTAATTGGTCAAACAATTAGAATTACGGGTGGCCCTTACAAAGGTGCTGTTGGTATTGTAAAAGATGCAACAGAGTGTACAGCTAGAGTTGAACTTCATTCTTCTTGTCAAACAATATCGGTGGATCGAAGAAACATAACAATTGTTGGACAACAATCTAAGGATGGAAGATTAACATCATCATACTCTAGAACACCAGCTAATGTTATGATGACTCCTGGATATCGTGAAGGTGGTAAGACTCCTGTGCAAGGTTCAATGACACCCAATTATGAAGTTGGTAATCGTACACCACACTTTGGAAGTATGACTCCATCACATGATGGTTCTAAAACACCTACTCAAGCTTGGGACCCAGCTTCTGGGTATACTCCTGCCCGAGTAACTGACGGTGAATTAGAATATCCAATGGACCCTGGCACTCCTTATGCACAAACTCCAAATACATTATATGGTTCTTCAGATAATTCTTACTCACCATATCAAGCAATATCGCCATCAGGAGGTGGTGGATATAACA GTAGTAATTCATACGTAAATACTCCGAGCCCAATCAATACATCCAGCCCTCGTAGTATCCAGTATCACCCAGCTCCATCACCATCAGGTTCTTATGCAAGTTTAATGACCCCATCATCAGTGTCATCCCCAGGATTAGCAGCTCCTTCATTAACTTCATTtg GTTTACCACCAGGATGGCAGACCACAGATATTTTTGTTCGTATTGCCGATTCAGATCTAGCAGGACAAACTGGTATTATAAGGGATGTTAGTGAAGCAACATGTAGTGTTTATTTGCCTGAAGAAGAACGCGTAGTCactatagaaaatgataatttggAACCAATTATACCGAAACCCAATGATTATGTGAAAGTTCTATTTGGTTCTTACAGAGACAGAACTGGCAAAATGGTGGCAATTGAAGGTAGTGAAGGTGTTGTAGTAATGCCAGATGAAAAAAACCCCATACTTATACCGCTGTTGCATTTGTGCAGAGCAAATTAG